The DNA segment TGCTGTCAATATACAGGATCTGGTCAATGGGATCGACTGGATACGGGACAACCTTACGGGACGGGTTTGCGTGGATCTAGACATCGATCGCCAGGATATCACTCCGCACAGCACACCCGCTAATATTGATGCTCTGATTCGTGAAGAGGTAGAAAGGCTGGGGTCCCGTGAGGGTGGTCTGATGATGATCTATGGTCTGTATCCGGGTGTACCCAGGGAGAATGTTGTTGCGCTGGCGGACGCGATGGAAAGATATGCGTTTCACTATTCGGGCTGAATCTGTAAAATGGGAATCAATAACGGTTATGGTTTGAGAGGATAATACAATGGTCAGATTTGACAGACGCAGTTTTATAAAGGCGAATGCGGGGCTGGTTGCGGGGTTGAGTATTCCCGGTTTGGCGGGATCGGCATTTGGTGCCGAACATGAGGGTGACATGCCATTGCGTATCGGTGCCGTAGGTACAGGCAACCGTTGCCGATATTTGATGAGCGTGGTTCTTGGTCTGGGCGGTGTGGAGATGCCGGCAGTCTGTGACATCGATCCGAAGGCACTGGCGGCTGCGAAAAAGGTCGTAACCAACGCTGGTCAGCCGGAACCGAAGGGATATTCGGGCCCGACCGATTACAAGAAGCTGATGGATCGTGACGATCTGGATGCGGTGATAATAGGTTCGCCGTGGGACCTGCACACGCCGATGTCGGTTTATGCGATGAAGGCGGGCAAGGCAGTCGGCTGTGAGGTGCCGATCGCGTATACGATGGAGGAATGCTGGGAGCTTATCGAGACATGGGAGAAGACTGGTACGCCTTGCATGCAGCTCGAGAATTGGAGCTTCCGAAGTGATAACCTTGCGATCCTGAACATGATCCGTGAGGGGCTGTTTGGGACGATTACGCATGCCCACTGTGCGTATTCGCATGACTGCATCGATCACTGGTACTTTGAGCGGGGAACAGGCGACAGCAGATGGGGTGCAAAATTTCTTGTCGAGCACAATCGGGCGCAGTATCCGACGCACCAGCAAGGACCTGTACTAAGCTGGATGGACATAGGATGCGGCGACTGGTACGATACGATCACGTCGACGGCGACTGATCAGTTCGCGATACATGACTATTTCAAGCGGAACTTCCCGGACCATCCTAACGCAAAGCGGAAGTATAAACAGGGCGACATCGTTACGACGGTCGTAAAGACGAAAAAAGGTAAGACGATCGTGATCAATTTCGACATGCAGTCGCCGCGGCCTTACGATAACAGGTGGATGGTACAGGGGACGCGGGGTATTTACAATGAGCAGCGGAATGCACTGTATGTAACGGGCAAGAGCCCGCAGTATCACAGTTGGGAGCCGTTCCCGCCTTACCATAATAAATATAAGCATGAATGGGCTAAGAACGCTTTCGGCGGACACGACGGGGCAGACGGTATCATGCTGACGCAGTTTATAAAGTCACTGCGCGAAAATAAACCCTTGCCGCTGCATCTGTATGACGGTGTGCTGATGGCCGCGAGCGGGCCTTTGTCTGAGATGTCGATAGAGAAGAATAATCAGCCGATCGAAGTGCCGGACTTTACGCGGGGCAAGTGGAAGACGCGCAAGCCTTACTTTGCAATGTAACATAAGAGGATGGCGGCTTGCGGGTCGTCATCCCTCAGTTTTCACGTTCTTTCGGTATATTCGAGGGGAAAGTCCTGTCGAGCGTTTGAATATGGTCGCGAAGTATTGACTGGATGAGTAGCCGGAGGCGTGGGCGATCTGGGTGATGGTCTGATCAGTCTGTCTGAGCAATTCTTTTGCATGGGCGATTCGCAGTCGGGTGAGGTACTCGGTGGGCTTTTCGTGCAGTTGCTCTGCGAACTGTTTGTAGAACGCAGAGAGGTTCAGGCCCAGTTCGCGGGCGATTTCTTCCATGCGGATCGGCTGGTTGAAGGCGGCATTGATCATGTCGCATGCCCTTTGGATTGTCGGTGATATCTGGTTCGCATGTCCTGCCTGACATGCTCTTGCAACTTCAATAAGGAGTTGGGCAAGAGTAGTTTCGACTTTTGCACGCGCGAAGCGGTCTGGTTTTTCGTGTTCTGAGATCAGGAAAGCGAATGCTTGTTCGATCTTTGCGCTGCCGGTGAAGACGCGGCACTGTGCGTCAATGAGCTCCAATTTTAAGGTCTTCAACTCGTCTGGTTTCAAACCGCCGATGCCGGTATCTGCTTGCAGTTGGATCTGCGCCCAGTAAAGTTCGCAGGGATTCATGATGTCGTTGAGGCCGCCGTGCGACTCGCCGGGAAGGGTGATGAACAGGTCGCCGGCTTTTGCGTTGTATATTTGTCCCTCAACCCACCATTCAACATTTCCTGATGCGATGCAGCATATCTCAAAGGTATCAGGGTGCACGTGTCTGGGTAGATTTTCACGGTCGCGGACGGGTTTTGTAAAGCTGGCCCAGCCCAACTGACGCAGTCGGTCGGATAGGCACTGAACCTGTTCGAATTTCTTCCTGATGTTTCCGCTGAGATCCGTCATTAGGGCCCATTTTATCAAAACGTTATTATCATGACAATTCATTGTACATGTTTTTTTTGTTCAGCCCGCATCTAAAGGGCCTGAGAAAGTTCAATATTTTTTCACAGGATAGTGAACGACAGTGCTTTTAGAAAATTGTAAACTGCTGTTATGGAGCGATGCGTACCCTCAAAATATGAGAATACTAGTCAGTTGGTCTTTTTGAATTTCTAGCATCTGGGCATCTGCCTGGACAATCGGAAGCCTTTGACTGAGTGGTCGACATAGTTAGTTCTTTTGAACAAATGTGAAAAATTGGCAGAATTTATGCAAAAAACTAGTTCTGCTGCGATTTAAAGCAAACCTTCGGCTAAAAACTGAGAATGCCGCGATGTATGGGAAATAAACGAACTGAAAACTTGAGAACTGAGAGCTTTCTGGAGTGTTTACTCCCTGCTCAGAGCACGATACGCTCGTATATTGCAACGCTGGTCCCTATCGCTAGCGATGTTGACGATATTTATCAGGAAACGATCACGATCGCCTGGCGTAAATTTGACGAATTTGAGCCCGGTACGGATTTCGCAGCGTGGGCTGTTAAAATTGCGTTTTACAGGATACTGAATTATAGACGCAGTCGCGCGAAGCAGCATTTGCAGTTTAAGGATGAAATTTTCGAGCAGTTCGCTGAGGTCGCATCACGAAATGCTGCCCGGACTCATGAGTCGATCGCTGCACTCAATAATTGTATCGAGAAACTACCTGAGAGCGAGAGGAAGCTTTTGAATCTGCGATATACACAGAACATCCCAATTAAAAGTATCGCTGAAAGATGCGGTCGAACTGCAAACTATATTTATCGTTCCTTCTCACGCATACACTGTAAATTGCAGCGTTGTATTAAACAAACTCTTCCACAGGAGATAGTCTGATGATCCTCGATCCGAAAAAACAACTTCAGATTACTCGGCTGATCCTGGCATTGCAGGATGAGATGATCTCCGCTGAGGAATTTGACCTGTTGCAGAACATGCTCGAAGGTGATTCTGATGCAATTGAGTTTGCCGCTGACCTTTTCGGTTCGGCTGAATTTCTTCGCGAAGGGGGACGTACTCCGACAATCGAGGTGCAAGGCTCAACTGGGGAAAACGATCCACTGAGTTTGCATGATTCAGTTACCAGTGAGCTGTGGCTGGCTCTGGCTGAAGCAGAAAAGAATGCGGAAGCTGTGCCCGTTGAATCGAATGAGCCTGTTAAAGCACTGAACCACGAGCATCGAATAGCGTCGCAGCGAGCCGCAACTGAAAAGGCGCCGGTTTCCAAGGCTCTGCTGGCGATTTCGGCATTTTCCAGTTTTGCACTTTTGTGTATTCTCGTACTGGTGCTGGTGGACCCTTCCAAGCCGCTTGTCGGTTACGTCACTGAGAGTGTCGACAGTGTTTGGGTGGGAAAGGATTTCAAAAGCGGTGATCCCGTCAGAGAAGGTACTGCCGAGCTTCGTTCCGGCTTTGCAAGCATAACGCTCAACAGCGGTGCGGAAGTGATCATTGAAGGGCCCGCTGAAGTAGAGTTTACCGGCGAAAAGGAGATGGCACTTCTTACGGGTAAGGTGTTTGCCAGTGTTCCTCCGTCGGCCATAGGCTTCACGATCCAGACGCCTGGAGCAAACGTAGTTGATTACGGCACTGAATTTGGCGTGTTAATAGATTCGGCAGGGAAAACCGAGGCCCATGTATTCAAGGGCGAGGTAGAATTACGGCCCGGTTCCGATCCTTTGGTTTTTGATAATCCTACGCGACTGACAGAGGGCTATGCCGCAAGTTTTGATCCATCCTCGGGGACGACGACAAAGGTTCATATCAAAGATCGGGTGTTCGTCCGGCAGGTTGATTCATCGTCCAATTTTGTCTGGCGAGGGGAGCCGATCCATCTTGCGGATATCATTGGGCACGGCAGCGGGTTTGGTACAGGAAAGCTTAATAACGGAATCGATCCGCTTACGGGTAAGCTATCGAAGGATATAGAACTTTGGGCAGTCTATGGGGAATCAGAATATAGAAATGTTGACGAATCCGAAATGATTGATGGTGTGTTCATTGCGAATGCTACCAACGGCCCCGTGCAGGTTTCTTCCAAAGGACACCTTTTCAGGGAGGCACCAGTTACAACCGGCATGTATTGGGGTGGTGTATTTAACGGCGCGATGCATGAGGCAAACGATTGTCCTCGTCACAATCTCGTTCTCGACGGCATTGAATATGGTCGCAAAGACGGCCCGTCTTCTTTCAGCCTTCATTCGAATCTGGGTGTTACTTTTGATCTCGACTCAATTCGAAATAACGCAGCTTGGTCCGAAATTAAATCACTGACTGCAAAATGCGGCATATCCAGTACGACTCTGGAAGTGTTCAATCAAAGTGCAACGGCTGATTTTTTCGTACTCGTGGACGGTCAGGTCAGGTACACCCGAAAAGACGTCACATCTGAGCAGGGGGGAGAAAATATCGATATCAAACTGAGTCCCAGGGATCGTTTTCTCACGTTTATAGTGACCGATGCAGGTTCTGAATATTGTGACTGGGCGCTTATTGCTGAGCCGTTTTTACACTTTGAGGACTAAAATATTAAGTTAGGCCGTGTTGGCTGTTAGAGTTTAGTTTTATTATTTTTGTTTGGAGGTTAGTAAGATGAAAAAGTTGGTGATGATTGTAATGATGTGTCTGGCTGTTGTGAGCGGTTCAAGTGCAGGGCTCATTTCGAACGGCGATTTTTCAGCCGGTCCTGACGGCAGCAATGCCGACAACTGGGCGAAACTTGACGGAGCCACAAGCGAGGTCTACTATCAGGGAGGCTGGGAAGGTGACTATCCGGACACTCAATACGCATCTGGTAGGGCTCTTTCCATTCAGGCAGTCGAGACATATGGTGCACAGCAGGTTCTCGGCGCGGTAGTGGGCCAGTATGAGGTTTCGTTCGCGGCAGGATATCGAAACGATGCAGTCACCGGTGGTGACATCGATCTGCGGGTGTCCATTTGGGATACAGTGAGCGACTTTGAACTGGCAGGTGAAACTATCACGATAGCTGATCCCGGACTGGCTGCCGGCGGTCTGAGTGATGCTGACTGGGGCGCATTCAGCGAAAAAACACTCAGCTTCAGTTTTGATCCGTCAAATGTCTCCGAAGCTGCTCTGCGTTTTGTAAACACTTCGACGGGCAGTTGGGCTCAGACGGCGCTGATCGATAACGTTTCAGTAACGCCCGAACCTGCTACTATGATGCTGCTTGGCCTTGGTGCATTGACTCTACGGAGACGCAGAAAAGAAAAATAATTGCATGGACGCAAGAAATCCCGAGGCATCGTGCCTCGGGAGTTTTTCCGATTTAAGTTGCAGGAGATTGAGTTATGATGAAAAACGGCTTTATAATGTTGGCGATTGCAGTCGCAGTATTTTGCGGCACAGCGAACGCCCAGATCAAAAACGGTGATTTTTCGGCCGGTCCTGATGGCGGCAATGCTGACAACTGGACAGTAATTGGGGGTGCCACAGCAGGCCTTGAGGTTTATTATCAGGGTGGCTGGGAAGGTGCATATCCGGATACGGAGCTGGCATCCGGCAGGGCTCTGTCTATTCAAGCTGTTGAGACTTACGGCGCCCAGCAGACTCTAAATGATGTGGTAAGCGAGTATGCGGTATCTTTCGCTGCGGGCTATCGTAATGACGCAGTTACTGGCGGAGATATCAACCTGCGTGTTGCCATCTGGGATACAGTGAATGACATCGAGCTGACTGGTCAGACTATTGTTATTCCAGACCCAGGTGTCGCAAGTGGGGGGTTGAGCGATCCAGATTGGGGAGCTTTTGAACCGCAGACCATTACTTTGACCATCGATCCAACGGATGTTGAAGAAGTTGCTTTGCGTTTTATAAACGAATCTGCGGGTAGTTGGGCTCAGACGGCGCTGATTGATAATGTTATCTTAGACTCTTATCCATCGCTGGTCAGCCCGGCCGACGGTTCCCAGGATCTGCCGCTGAGTACTACTCTTGAATGGGCCGCACCGACGGCTTATTCGCCGGACGGCTTTGATGTTTACTTCAGTGATGATCCAAACACAGCTACTTTTGTAAAAGTCGTTGACAATCAGCTTGTTACGACTCACGCTCCAACCCTTGATTTCGACACGACTTACTACTGGCGCGTCGATACTTACAAGGGCACCGACGTTTATACCGGTTCGGTATGGACCTTCGAAACTGCTCCCGCTCAGCCGCTGGTCACAGTTGATCCGCAAAATGCGACAGTTGAGGCGGGCGGTTCTGTCACATTGGAAGTTGAAGGCCTGAACGAGACTTCTTATGCATGGTATCGTTCTGATGACAGCGTTCTTGAACCGGCGGGCGATGTATCTGTCGGTACTGACTCAGCAACTCTTACGCTCCCCGATTTCCAGCAGACACCTGATGAAGGTTACTACTACTGCGTGCTCAGCAACGACGCGGGTAACGCAACTTCCGGACCGGCATATGTAATGACAGAACGCCTGGTTTCGCAGTGGACACTTGACGGTACGCTCGCCGATGCAGTTGCAGCAAATGACGCCCAGATGCTTCCGGATCCTGCTGTAACATACGTCGATGGAGCTTTTACCGGTTCAACGAATGCTGTCAGCTTTGAAGCAGGCGATCCGAACACAGTGGTTATTCCATATTCACCGGATCTGGACAATGGGACGGCTTTCACAGTTTCGGCGTGGGCCAAACCAAATCTCTCTGGAGGCAGTTGGCGCGCTATAGTTTCAAACCGTGATGACGTACCGGATCCAGATAAATATTCAGGAGGTTATGTCCTCTATGCCGGATGGAACGGCTATTGGTCCTTCTTTGTCGGGACCGGCACTGGCTGGTCGGAGGCTAATTCCCCGCAGCCAGTTGCAGCAAATGAGTGGAGTCTGATAACAGGAACCTATGCAAACGGCGTTCAGACACTGTATGTCAACGGCGTTATCGCAGCACAGGTTACAGGTGTAGACGCAGCACCTAACAATGTTAATGAGATACTCATCGGTGCCGGCGCAAATGAAACAGAAGGGTACGACTTCTTCTTCGATGGTGCGATCGACGACGTCAAGGTTTACAGTTATGCACTGACCGATGTCGAAGTTGCCGATCTGTACGCGAGCGCAACCGGCGAATCCGTTTGCACAGAGTTGCCTGAGTTCGACTTCAATGAAGACTGTCGTGTTGATCTGAGTGACTTTGCTGCATTCGCAGCCGGTTGGCTTGAGTGCAACCTGGTACCCGATTGTCAGTAATTAATTAGACACTCTTCAATAGCTGATGGAGTCCGGACTGAAAAGTCCGGGCTCCTTAGCTGCTGAGTTTTCGCCGATTGTGCAGGTATGCCTTTTCAGACTTTATTTTTTCTGAATGTTCAAGCAGGATGCTAATTATGAGTAAATTCCCGGTTATTTTTGCAATTATCATATCCTTATTCTTGTTTGCGGCACCCGTCTCAGCGGGTCCGCTAGATGCGGCTCGCGGCGTGATCTCGCGGAACACGCCCGACCATGTAGATCAGTTCACGCTGGAACTGATACCGGAGGTGGATGGCCGAGATGTTTTCGAGATAGTATCTGACGCTGATAATGGCAAGGTCGTTCTCAAGGGTTCGTCGCCTGTTTCCATATGTTCAGCATACAACTGGTACCTGCGATACGTCGCAAACTGTAATATATCCTGGTGCGGAACACAGCTCGATCTGCCTGCAGCGCTCCCGAAGCCCGGCGAGACGATCCGACGGGAGAGCCCGTACAAGCATGGCTATTATCTGAACTATTGTACGCTCAATTATACGATGTCCTTTTGGGACTGGCAGCGTTGGGAAGAAGAGATCGACTATATGGCGCTTCAGGGGATAGATCTGCCATTGGCACCTGTGGGTGTTGAGGCGGTCTGGCTCAATACTCTCAAGCAGTACAACTTTACCGATGCCGAAGCGAAAGAGTTTATTTGCGGTCCGGCGTTTTTCGGTTGGTGGTTAATGGGTAATCTCGAGGGTTGGGGAGGTCCGCTGCCGCAAGACTGGATCGATGACCATATTGTATTGCAGAATAAGATACTCAACCGCATGCGTGAGTTGGGAATGGAGCCGGTGATGCCCGCTTTTTATGGCACTGTGCCCAATAAACTTAAAGAAAAATATCCCGATGCTGACATCCGAGATCAGGGCCATTGGGCCGGCGGTTTCAAGCGGCCCGCTTTCCTCTCGCCGACCGACCCGTTGTTTACCCAGATGGCGAACACTTTCTATGATGAGCAGAAGAAACTTTTCGGCGAATGTAAATACTTCTCCGGAGATCCGTTCCATGAAGGAGGCTCGACGGCGGGCATCGATCTGCCCTCTGCCGGCGAGAACGTCATTAATGCCATGAGAACCGTCTCGCCCGATGCAGTATGGGTGCTGCAGGGTTGGGGGGGTAACCCTCATGACGCACTGATAGAAAACGTTCCCAAGGAAGATGTTTTGATTCTTGATCTTGACTGTGACAACAGTCCGCAGTGGTACTATCGCAATGGTTGGAACGGTTATCCGTGGTCATGGTGCATGATACACAACTTTGGCGGCAATACCGGGATGTTCGGCCGGATGGAAGTTGTCGCGACCGAAACGGTAAAGGCACTCAACGCCACCAACGGCGGCAACCTGGTTGCTCTCGGATCGATGCCTGAGGGTATAGAAACGAATCCCGTCATTTATGAACTGCTGTGGGATATGCGATGGCGTTCTCAGAAACCTGACATGATAGACTGGACTAACAAATACGCTCATAGAAGGTACGGCAAGAATCTGCCTGAGACGGCCAGTGCGTGGCAGACGCTGCGAACATCCATCCTGGGCAAAGATATGTCCAATCAGCAGGGAACAACCGAGTCGATACTCTGTGCTCGTCCTGCTAAGCAGATGCAGCGTGTTTCCAGTTGGGGCACGACGAATATGTATTTTGATCCTACTGAGGTTGTCGATGCATGGAAGGATATGCTCCAGGCTGCCGATCAGCTTGGGGATGTTGATACATACCAGTATGATCTGACGACTACGACGCGGCAGGTACTGGCAAACCTTGCCCAGCCGGTTCATCAGCGGATGATCTCAGCATTTGAGGCGGGCGATAAAGAAGCATTCCAACTGTGGTCCGGCAAATTCCTGGAACTGCTGGACGATCAGGACCGAGTTTGCGCGACACGCAAGGAGTTCATGCTTGGTCCGTGGATCGAGGATGCCCGCGCATGGGGTCATACGACCGAACAGAAGGATCTATACGAATTCAATGCGAGAACGCTGATTACAACATGGTCATATCGAGATTCAAATCTGCATGAGTACGCCCATCGTGAATGGGCAGGACTCATATCAGATTTTTATAAGCCGCGATGGCAGATGTTCATCAATGAACTGGCGTCACAGCTTGACGGCAACCAAGCGGAAACGATCAATTACTATGCTGAATTCGAAAAGCCCTGGACAGAGGAAACGAAATCTTTTCCGACTACGCCTGCGGAAAATTCCGTTACCGTAGCCAGCCAGATCTTTGACAAGTACAAAAATCTACTGCACTCGGTGTATAATTATGAAGCACCATCTGCCACGCTGGTCGCTCACTGGCCGCTCGATGAGACATCCGGCACGACTGCCGTTGAAAACATAAGCTCCCTCGAAGGCATCTATACAAACAGTCCGTCCCTGGCCCAGCCGGGTGCGACTGAGAGCACTGGCACTTCGACCTGTTTTGCCGGTTCTCAATATGCCGCGGTTCCAAACGACGAAAAACTGAATCCGCAAAGTTTTTCTGTCTCGCTGTGGGTCAAACCTGCCGGCGGATCGGGCCATCGTGCTGCAGTATGCTCACGTCATACAGAACTCAACGGATCGCCTGCCGCCTATGGCTACATCCTCTATGCGACACCCGGAAATACATGGTCGTTCTGGACGGGTGCTACATCTTCTGACGGAAATATGTCCTGGAGTCAGCTCAACGGTCCGGCCTTAGCGTATGATGAATGGACACATATTACGCTCGTATTCGAGCAGACAGCACCCCCAGCCGGGTCGACAGTCACAGGAAACAAACGCATCTACATTAACGGACAGCTTGCAACGGCAGGTGTGGGCTCGATGACTTTGAATTCGGTTGGTACCTTCAACATCGGCTCTGTCTCCGATCCCGATTATTACTTCAACGGGTGCATTGACGATGTTCAGTTTTATAACGGTGTACTCACGAATGAGCAGGTCAAATATCTGTATGATAACCCGGGCCAGACCACGGCGTTTTGCCCGGAGCTGCCTGAAATGGATTTCAACGGCGACTGTGTGGTAAACGGTCATGATCTTTTATTGTTTGCGAACAGCTACCTCGACTGCAATATTGTTCCGGATTGCATCTTGCCGTAGACAAAGGCGGTTTTAATAGAAATTGAAAAGCGAAAAGGGAGGCAAAAAATGAATAGAAAAGGATTTACCCTTATAGAATTGCTCGTGGTCATATCCATCATTGCTCTGCTTCTTGCGATCATGATGCCCGCGCTGTCAATGGTCAAGGAGAAAGCGAGAGCAGTTACAGGCATGTCACGCGTGAAACAATGGGGGCTATGCTACCAGTTGTTTACCAATGACCATGACGGCAGCTTTCCCGAATTCAAACATGATACAACAAATACAACATTTATGTATGATCTCAAGGATTATTACGCTGACATAAATGAGATGCGTTTCTGTCCTTCGGCAAAGAAAGTTTCAAGTTCCAACCCTACAGGTGTGGAAGAGGGAAGCTATTTCGGAAGCACCCTTGAGGCCTGGAAGGTTAACGTATCGGATGCCAGTTGGATGGAAGATGATGACATCGGAGCGGGAAGCTATGGTGAAAACTCTTATATCAGAAAGCTGGAAGGCAACTCCAAAGCCTGGGGCCGTGCAAATATGAAACAGGCAAATACGGTGCCGGTGCTCATGGATGCCCGTTGGAACAACGCCTGGCCGGACAATGGTCAACCTCTCAGACGGTCGTCAACTACAGATCAGGAATTCTATAATGCCGGCAACTGGATTACCATTTCTTGTTTTGTAATGAAACGGCACGGTGACGGCATCAATATGACCATGGCGGACGGCAGTGCGCAAAAGGTTGACGCCGAAGAACTATGGCAATTTAGATGGAACCGGGATTTCGAACGAGAAGATTTTGTGGATCTCGCTTTTATGAAGTGGAACGATTAGTAAGGTTTACTTGTGTGCAAAGGGATTTGCCCCTAAGAATCCTAAATGAACAGGAGACAGGGTATGAGAGATGCTTGGGTGAAAGTTGCAGCAGTTTTGCTGCTCGTTTGTTGCGCGTCGGGTATCACGGCCGCTGAAATGATCTTGCATTATAAGATGGACGAAACCGCAGGTACGCTTATCGATCAGATCGGCGGTGAATCAGCGGAGCAAGCCGGTTCGGGGCATTTGTATGGACTTGAATCTCTGGATGGATTGGGTACTGCTGTCGGCCTTGACGCAAATGGGGCCTGGCGTCTGGATGTCGACGAATCCGCGGAGCTCAACAACCTTATAAATGACTTTACCGTCACGGCCTGGATATATCTGGACAGCGCAATAGCGTTATCCAAATCGGGTTCGGGCTCCAATTATCATCGAATCATCGGTGATGATGAACCATGGGACAAAGATGCATGGTCCTTCGGGATTGTCGGCGACGATCTACTATTCACTAAGAACGCAATCGTTGACGCCCGATCTGCGGGTGCTTCGGTTCCCTACGATCAGTGGACACATGTTGCCGCGGTTGTTTCACAAACTGAGGGTATCTCCTTCTATATTAACGGGCATTATGATTCGACAGTTTTCAACACTGACGACCTCTACCCCGGGGATGAAGTATTCGGCATTGGCAGATCGTACGGCGGTGACCTCGCTCAATGGTTTGCCGGCAAACTTGATGAGATTCAGGTCCACACCGATGTGCTGTCGGAACAAACCATCGCTGACATTGCCGGCATCTTAGTGCCTCTCCAGCCTGTGTTCCCTTCTGACATGTCCGTCAATATCCCTGTAGATTCCGAACCGACTCTGGAGTGGGCCGCAGGTTCCGATCCTGAGATAACTGCACACGTACTTTACTTCAGTTCGGACGAAGACTGGGTGACCAATGCAATGCCGACCGATTCTGAGGCTGTTGTCATTGATGTGAATTCTCAATCCTATTGGCACGACAAATCGCTGAATTCCGCAACCACCTACTATTGGCGCATCGACGAAATTGCGGGCAGTTTGGATGATCCTGATAAACTTGTGACCGGAACTGTTTGGAACTTCACTACAGAGTCCGTCCCGGCTCCGCCGTGTATAGGCTATACGCTGAATGGTGACATAGACGGTGACTGCATCGTCGATCTTGACGATCTGCTGCTTCTCGCTCAGGACTGGCTGTTTACTTCCGACAATTCAAAAACCGATATCGATCATAGCGGTCGCACCGATTACGCTGATCTGTCATTCATAGGCCGTGACTGGCAAACGGCTGTCAATAGCAACGACCTTAACCTGATGGTGATATCGGCCCATCCGGATGATGAAGGCATTTTCGGAGGTGGAATTCTGCCGTACTATGCACAGGTCAAGCAGATTCCCGTTACTTTGCTTGGACTAGTAACCCGGAATCCTGATGGCTCGGACCCGCTCACATCGGGCAGTACAAGTCGCGTCCAGGAACTGCGCAATGCAACCGATGTCTATGCCGGCCAGGAGATAGGTTCGGGAATGGATGATCTTTTTGGAAACTATGTGAGCGGAAACATCACACTGGTACCCGCCGGGCTCATCGATACTGGTTGCTGCAGCAGAACTCCTGATGATTCGTGGTATGACGACGGTGACGGCTGCGGATGGGGAAGCAGTTATGGCGTGACAGAGGTGACACCAGGCTAC comes from the Anaerohalosphaera lusitana genome and includes:
- a CDS encoding LamG-like jellyroll fold domain-containing protein, whose translation is MMKNGFIMLAIAVAVFCGTANAQIKNGDFSAGPDGGNADNWTVIGGATAGLEVYYQGGWEGAYPDTELASGRALSIQAVETYGAQQTLNDVVSEYAVSFAAGYRNDAVTGGDINLRVAIWDTVNDIELTGQTIVIPDPGVASGGLSDPDWGAFEPQTITLTIDPTDVEEVALRFINESAGSWAQTALIDNVILDSYPSLVSPADGSQDLPLSTTLEWAAPTAYSPDGFDVYFSDDPNTATFVKVVDNQLVTTHAPTLDFDTTYYWRVDTYKGTDVYTGSVWTFETAPAQPLVTVDPQNATVEAGGSVTLEVEGLNETSYAWYRSDDSVLEPAGDVSVGTDSATLTLPDFQQTPDEGYYYCVLSNDAGNATSGPAYVMTERLVSQWTLDGTLADAVAANDAQMLPDPAVTYVDGAFTGSTNAVSFEAGDPNTVVIPYSPDLDNGTAFTVSAWAKPNLSGGSWRAIVSNRDDVPDPDKYSGGYVLYAGWNGYWSFFVGTGTGWSEANSPQPVAANEWSLITGTYANGVQTLYVNGVIAAQVTGVDAAPNNVNEILIGAGANETEGYDFFFDGAIDDVKVYSYALTDVEVADLYASATGESVCTELPEFDFNEDCRVDLSDFAAFAAGWLECNLVPDCQ
- a CDS encoding alpha-N-acetylglucosaminidase TIM-barrel domain-containing protein — translated: MSKFPVIFAIIISLFLFAAPVSAGPLDAARGVISRNTPDHVDQFTLELIPEVDGRDVFEIVSDADNGKVVLKGSSPVSICSAYNWYLRYVANCNISWCGTQLDLPAALPKPGETIRRESPYKHGYYLNYCTLNYTMSFWDWQRWEEEIDYMALQGIDLPLAPVGVEAVWLNTLKQYNFTDAEAKEFICGPAFFGWWLMGNLEGWGGPLPQDWIDDHIVLQNKILNRMRELGMEPVMPAFYGTVPNKLKEKYPDADIRDQGHWAGGFKRPAFLSPTDPLFTQMANTFYDEQKKLFGECKYFSGDPFHEGGSTAGIDLPSAGENVINAMRTVSPDAVWVLQGWGGNPHDALIENVPKEDVLILDLDCDNSPQWYYRNGWNGYPWSWCMIHNFGGNTGMFGRMEVVATETVKALNATNGGNLVALGSMPEGIETNPVIYELLWDMRWRSQKPDMIDWTNKYAHRRYGKNLPETASAWQTLRTSILGKDMSNQQGTTESILCARPAKQMQRVSSWGTTNMYFDPTEVVDAWKDMLQAADQLGDVDTYQYDLTTTTRQVLANLAQPVHQRMISAFEAGDKEAFQLWSGKFLELLDDQDRVCATRKEFMLGPWIEDARAWGHTTEQKDLYEFNARTLITTWSYRDSNLHEYAHREWAGLISDFYKPRWQMFINELASQLDGNQAETINYYAEFEKPWTEETKSFPTTPAENSVTVASQIFDKYKNLLHSVYNYEAPSATLVAHWPLDETSGTTAVENISSLEGIYTNSPSLAQPGATESTGTSTCFAGSQYAAVPNDEKLNPQSFSVSLWVKPAGGSGHRAAVCSRHTELNGSPAAYGYILYATPGNTWSFWTGATSSDGNMSWSQLNGPALAYDEWTHITLVFEQTAPPAGSTVTGNKRIYINGQLATAGVGSMTLNSVGTFNIGSVSDPDYYFNGCIDDVQFYNGVLTNEQVKYLYDNPGQTTAFCPELPEMDFNGDCVVNGHDLLLFANSYLDCNIVPDCILP
- a CDS encoding type II secretion system protein; the encoded protein is MNRKGFTLIELLVVISIIALLLAIMMPALSMVKEKARAVTGMSRVKQWGLCYQLFTNDHDGSFPEFKHDTTNTTFMYDLKDYYADINEMRFCPSAKKVSSSNPTGVEEGSYFGSTLEAWKVNVSDASWMEDDDIGAGSYGENSYIRKLEGNSKAWGRANMKQANTVPVLMDARWNNAWPDNGQPLRRSSTTDQEFYNAGNWITISCFVMKRHGDGINMTMADGSAQKVDAEELWQFRWNRDFEREDFVDLAFMKWND